A window of Candidatus Saccharibacteria bacterium contains these coding sequences:
- a CDS encoding ricin-type beta-trefoil lectin domain protein, translating to MPIITYNGAPTVGKKARARAMRHRRNLFLAALACIVTAASLSFVVLTFASTASGPIRNANGKCLDNKGASTTDNNALQLYTCNGTRAQQWSLPGDGTIRVQDKCLMPRDGERTSNTPAVVAECTAAASQQWMTKTNGTIVNVATRLCLENRNGLATNGNPVHTSTCNTTQKQKWDLPVAVTETVAPGAQQQVKQPAAAPAPAPAPKVNNPSGQAVPKSDLPGWKHVFFDDFNKDTDPGDWGSPCDFYRVAYTGAEGQQWRSSPMCANDLYGKRPYRADQVLSVKNGLLRFHLHTVDGQPAGANPSPIINPALMDQHQLYGRYSVRLKVDNPHLREYYFAGVLWPQSERWPADGEADFPEGYLDGTVSGFHHYAGEGSCYDCQEQVREVGARFTEWHTYTIEWTPEKMTFLLDDTVVLESTKWVPQTPMRWQLQADTRGFGNNDGNLLVDWVSIYQYAP from the coding sequence ATGCCCATCATTACCTACAATGGCGCACCCACCGTCGGCAAGAAAGCCCGGGCACGCGCCATGCGGCACCGCCGCAATCTGTTCCTGGCCGCCCTCGCCTGCATCGTGACTGCCGCCAGTCTTTCGTTCGTCGTGCTGACGTTTGCCTCTACTGCCAGCGGCCCTATCCGCAATGCCAACGGCAAATGCCTCGACAACAAAGGCGCGTCTACCACCGACAACAACGCCCTTCAGCTCTACACCTGCAACGGCACCCGCGCCCAACAGTGGTCATTGCCCGGTGATGGCACTATCCGCGTCCAGGACAAGTGCCTGATGCCTCGCGACGGTGAACGGACCTCTAACACACCGGCCGTCGTTGCCGAGTGCACCGCCGCCGCCTCCCAGCAGTGGATGACAAAGACGAACGGCACTATCGTCAACGTCGCCACCCGGCTATGCCTCGAGAACCGCAACGGACTGGCCACCAACGGCAACCCCGTCCACACCTCCACCTGCAACACTACCCAGAAACAGAAATGGGATCTTCCCGTCGCCGTGACCGAGACTGTCGCGCCGGGCGCTCAGCAGCAGGTCAAACAACCAGCGGCAGCTCCTGCGCCCGCGCCGGCTCCGAAGGTCAATAACCCTTCCGGCCAGGCCGTACCGAAGAGCGACCTGCCCGGATGGAAGCATGTCTTCTTTGACGACTTCAATAAAGACACCGACCCCGGCGACTGGGGCAGCCCGTGTGATTTCTACCGCGTCGCCTACACCGGCGCCGAGGGGCAGCAGTGGCGCTCCAGCCCGATGTGTGCCAACGATCTCTACGGCAAGCGTCCCTATCGGGCCGACCAGGTCCTGAGCGTTAAGAACGGCCTGCTGCGCTTCCATCTGCATACTGTCGACGGGCAGCCGGCAGGCGCCAACCCGTCGCCTATCATCAACCCGGCATTGATGGATCAACACCAGCTGTACGGTCGCTATTCCGTCCGGCTCAAGGTTGACAACCCGCACCTGCGTGAATATTACTTCGCCGGCGTCCTCTGGCCGCAATCCGAACGGTGGCCGGCCGATGGCGAAGCCGACTTTCCCGAAGGCTACCTTGACGGCACGGTCAGCGGCTTCCACCACTATGCCGGCGAGGGCTCGTGCTATGACTGTCAGGAACAGGTCCGCGAGGTCGGTGCCCGCTTCACGGAGTGGCACACCTACACCATCGAATGGACACCGGAGAAGATGACCTTCCTGCTCGACGATACCGTCGTCCTGGAAAGTACCAAGTGGGTACCGCAGACCCCGATGCGCTGGCAGCTGCAGGCCGACACCCGTGGCTTTGGCAACAACGATGGCAATCTGCTGGTCGACTGGGTTTCTATCTATCAGTACGCACCGTAA
- a CDS encoding Crp/Fnr family transcriptional regulator: MHLSRGQAPFGPLLEHAHLRSYAKGQTVLYPGDYINYVFVLDDGAVKAHEYDEQGNQKVLTILSKPQTVFPLVNFDHNKPLVAWFYTALTDIRAYAVPYADFQAYLNRPEGAALCRFILRQSVGELQQLMARLDSLGKSSSTRKLVAALQYLARRHARRSASALTSWRRIKFPVSHQLLADITGLTRESVTIAMHQLRDTKMVRCPHPALLEVNRRLLDKHQ, from the coding sequence ATGCATCTTTCGCGCGGCCAGGCGCCGTTCGGACCGCTGCTCGAGCACGCACATCTGCGCTCATACGCCAAAGGCCAGACGGTGCTATATCCGGGAGATTATATCAATTATGTCTTCGTGCTGGACGATGGTGCCGTCAAGGCGCATGAGTACGACGAGCAGGGCAATCAGAAAGTCCTCACCATCCTCAGCAAGCCGCAGACCGTCTTTCCACTGGTTAATTTCGATCATAACAAGCCGCTGGTGGCCTGGTTCTATACCGCCCTGACGGATATCAGGGCATACGCCGTCCCGTACGCTGATTTTCAGGCCTATCTGAACCGGCCGGAAGGGGCGGCGCTGTGCCGGTTCATCCTGCGGCAGTCCGTCGGCGAGCTGCAGCAGCTGATGGCCCGACTCGATAGCCTGGGCAAAAGCAGCAGCACGCGCAAGCTGGTGGCCGCCCTGCAGTATCTGGCGCGGCGGCATGCCCGGCGTAGCGCTTCCGCTTTGACGAGCTGGCGGCGCATCAAATTTCCGGTCAGTCATCAGCTATTGGCGGATATTACCGGCCTGACGCGTGAAAGCGTCACCATCGCCATGCATCAGCTGCGTGACACCAAGATGGTGCGCTGTCCGCACCCTGCGCTGCTGGAGGTCAACCGCAGGCTGCTCGACAAGCATCAGTAG
- a CDS encoding bifunctional 5,10-methylenetetrahydrofolate dehydrogenase/5,10-methenyltetrahydrofolate cyclohydrolase, whose product MKLLDGKELAGYIQERQARQVRALRQAARIFPRLAIVQTLDDPVINSYIRLKRRYAEETLVELEHHLVPQSEAEAVIRRLNDDDAVHGIIIQLPLTDPADTERFINLVAPHKDIDGLGAATEFTPATAMAINWLLAGYNIALERKQLLIVGRGKLVGGPLERLWQQSGLSPVVVDDQTPEADFLQQVRGAEVIVTATGTAGLITSQMLSPGTVVVDAGVASEAGRLVGDVASDVRLRDDLIITPEKGGVGPLTVCALFDNVIQAARRVADAAGQ is encoded by the coding sequence ATGAAACTACTCGACGGCAAAGAGTTGGCCGGCTATATCCAAGAGCGCCAGGCCCGGCAGGTGCGTGCCTTGCGCCAGGCAGCGCGTATCTTTCCGCGCCTCGCCATCGTGCAGACGCTTGACGACCCGGTCATCAACAGCTACATCCGCCTGAAGCGGCGCTATGCCGAAGAGACCCTGGTAGAGCTGGAGCATCACCTGGTGCCGCAGTCCGAGGCCGAAGCCGTCATCCGCCGCCTGAACGATGATGATGCGGTCCATGGCATCATCATCCAGCTGCCGTTGACTGATCCGGCTGACACAGAGCGTTTCATCAACCTGGTGGCGCCGCACAAGGATATTGACGGTCTGGGTGCTGCGACCGAGTTCACGCCCGCCACGGCCATGGCTATCAACTGGCTGTTGGCCGGATACAATATCGCACTGGAACGTAAGCAGCTGCTGATCGTCGGCCGCGGCAAACTGGTGGGCGGGCCGCTTGAGCGGCTCTGGCAGCAGTCCGGGTTGTCGCCGGTCGTCGTCGATGACCAGACGCCGGAAGCGGATTTTCTCCAACAGGTACGTGGCGCCGAGGTCATCGTGACCGCTACCGGTACGGCCGGGCTTATCACCAGCCAGATGCTTTCACCCGGCACCGTGGTGGTAGATGCCGGCGTGGCCAGCGAGGCCGGCAGGCTGGTAGGTGATGTCGCCTCTGATGTGCGCCTGCGTGACGACCTGATTATCACGCCGGAAAAAGGTGGCGTCGGGCCATTGACGGTCTGCGCACTGTTCGATAACGTCATCCAGGCCGCCCGGCGCGTCGCGGACGCCGCCGGGCAATAA
- a CDS encoding response regulator gives MQKIAIIEDDSVIAEMYRMKFELEGFDVEVASDGRLGVQMVEEISPDLILMDLQMPEMGGAEALGIIRAQEWGRDVPVLILTNTGEEEAPDSLHELRVESYIVKAELTPSKVVERAKEVLAKYKK, from the coding sequence ATGCAAAAAATAGCCATCATCGAAGACGATTCCGTAATTGCCGAAATGTACCGCATGAAGTTTGAGCTGGAAGGCTTTGATGTCGAGGTTGCCAGCGACGGCCGCCTGGGCGTCCAGATGGTCGAAGAAATCAGTCCGGATCTGATACTGATGGATCTGCAGATGCCGGAGATGGGTGGGGCTGAGGCGCTGGGCATCATCCGCGCGCAGGAGTGGGGCCGGGATGTGCCGGTGCTCATCCTGACCAACACGGGCGAGGAAGAGGCGCCGGATTCGCTGCACGAGCTGCGGGTTGAGAGCTATATCGTCAAGGCAGAGCTGACACCGAGCAAGGTGGTGGAGCGGGCCAAAGAAGTCTTGGCAAAATATAAGAAGTAA
- a CDS encoding DUF11 domain-containing protein, giving the protein MITNVRNMLQYVPKRFIPVLAVLLAVAVPSALMAWGPERTTYTMANPAPHVTFNSITDNPNYGDEREFVTIKDLTAGGGLTNSANLVPGHEYQVQMYIHNDAAANLNASGAGVAKDVTVRAQLPSSVNGQDTVDGFITASNAKPQEVFDTAALTSTGNVELEFVNGSAMLHTHAQQTKLADSVITTGARVGDADLSGNWRGCIEYAGAVSFKIKVKDNAAPSFTFEKRVSKQGADQWTKNYTAQPGETVDYLLEYKNTGNTLQDDVTLTDDLPSGMTYVAGSSVLGNATNPGGVKTNDGVTTSGLNVGDYQPGSNAWMIISAKVPAASSLTCGTNTLTNKASVETGDGQKDSSATVTVEKKCEQPTPTPTPTPTPTPTPTPVPTPTPTPTPTPVPTPVPTPTPAPAPAYSCDYLRIVETPSRDSVVLEARGLASNGATIKEYRFDFGDGKSMIAGVGSERQPHTYTQPGTYTARVNVTVAAEGRTVTNVTSNACAVTIKVNEPTKATPVTTLPSTGPAEMAMSGLFGTGVIGYGLHAYRRSRQQLVSALRK; this is encoded by the coding sequence ATGATTACCAATGTACGCAATATGCTGCAGTACGTCCCGAAACGGTTCATCCCGGTTCTGGCCGTCCTGCTGGCCGTCGCCGTCCCGTCAGCCCTGATGGCCTGGGGTCCGGAACGGACCACTTACACCATGGCGAACCCCGCCCCGCACGTCACGTTCAACTCCATCACCGACAACCCCAACTACGGTGATGAGCGTGAATTTGTGACCATCAAGGATCTGACCGCCGGCGGCGGCCTGACCAACAGCGCCAACCTGGTGCCTGGCCACGAATATCAGGTACAGATGTACATCCACAACGACGCGGCTGCCAACCTGAACGCCAGCGGCGCTGGTGTTGCAAAGGACGTCACCGTCCGCGCCCAGCTGCCTTCCAGCGTCAACGGCCAGGACACAGTTGACGGTTTCATCACTGCCAGCAATGCCAAGCCCCAGGAAGTCTTTGACACCGCAGCCCTGACCAGCACCGGCAACGTCGAACTCGAGTTCGTCAACGGCTCTGCCATGCTGCACACCCACGCCCAGCAGACCAAGCTGGCCGACAGCGTCATCACCACCGGTGCCCGTGTCGGCGACGCCGACCTGAGCGGCAACTGGCGCGGCTGTATCGAGTATGCCGGTGCCGTCAGCTTCAAAATCAAGGTAAAGGACAATGCCGCTCCTAGCTTCACCTTCGAAAAGCGCGTCAGCAAGCAAGGTGCCGACCAGTGGACCAAGAACTACACCGCCCAGCCCGGCGAAACCGTCGATTACCTGCTGGAGTACAAGAACACCGGTAACACCCTGCAGGATGACGTCACCCTGACTGACGACCTGCCGAGCGGCATGACCTACGTTGCCGGCAGCAGCGTCCTGGGCAACGCCACCAACCCGGGTGGCGTCAAGACCAACGACGGCGTCACCACCAGCGGCCTGAACGTCGGCGACTACCAGCCGGGCAGCAACGCCTGGATGATCATCAGCGCCAAGGTACCGGCTGCCAGCAGCCTGACCTGCGGCACCAATACCCTGACCAACAAAGCCAGCGTCGAGACCGGCGATGGCCAGAAGGACAGCAGCGCTACGGTCACCGTTGAGAAGAAGTGTGAGCAGCCGACCCCAACCCCGACTCCAACTCCTACCCCCACCCCGACACCGACCCCTGTTCCTACACCTACACCAACACCGACTCCAACTCCGGTTCCTACCCCCGTCCCGACCCCTACCCCCGCACCGGCCCCGGCCTACAGCTGTGACTACCTGCGCATCGTCGAGACGCCTTCCCGCGACAGCGTCGTCCTGGAAGCCCGCGGCCTGGCCAGCAATGGCGCCACCATCAAGGAGTATCGCTTTGACTTCGGCGACGGCAAGAGCATGATCGCCGGTGTCGGCAGCGAGCGCCAGCCGCACACCTACACCCAGCCGGGTACCTACACCGCCCGCGTCAACGTAACGGTTGCCGCCGAAGGCCGCACCGTTACCAACGTCACCAGCAACGCCTGCGCCGTGACCATCAAGGTCAACGAGCCGACCAAGGCGACACCTGTCACCACCCTGCCAAGCACCGGCCCTGCCGAAATGGCCATGAGCGGCCTGTTCGGCACTGGTGTCATCGGCTACGGCCTGCACGCGTACCGCCGCAGCCGCCAGCAGCTGGTGAGCGCTCTGCGCAAGTAA